One window of Chloroflexus aggregans DSM 9485 genomic DNA carries:
- a CDS encoding GNAT family N-acetyltransferase: MQPIELRPAQPGDTPLLRQIAVAAKSYWGYPASLIAQWAATPIITPAAMARDRVCLAACAGTPIGWYRLALDRSPAWLDDLWVIPAWIGRGVGRLLLSDAIAACRARGIAQMELEADPNALGFYLRMGGVVIGERISEWNRPVPLVRLDLPSDTLS; the protein is encoded by the coding sequence ATGCAACCTATTGAACTCCGCCCGGCACAACCCGGTGATACACCACTATTACGACAGATTGCAGTCGCGGCGAAAAGCTATTGGGGGTACCCTGCTTCGCTCATTGCCCAATGGGCGGCGACGCCTATCATCACCCCGGCAGCGATGGCACGTGATCGAGTATGCCTTGCTGCGTGTGCGGGAACTCCGATCGGCTGGTACCGGTTAGCCCTTGATCGGTCACCGGCGTGGCTCGACGATCTGTGGGTCATACCGGCGTGGATCGGTCGCGGCGTGGGTCGGTTGCTGTTATCTGATGCGATTGCGGCTTGTCGCGCTCGTGGTATCGCCCAGATGGAACTCGAGGCCGATCCGAATGCACTCGGTTTTTACCTTCGTATGGGTGGCGTGGTGATTGGTGAGCGGATCTCAGAATGGAATCGACCGGTGCCGTTGGTACGGTTGGATCTACCATCGGATACGTTGAGCTAA
- a CDS encoding SRPBCC family protein: MIKVGRRCHIEGVTPEQVFTTLANPELISKILPRVQKTELLDRDDVARHARLITYMSMGSLFGTIRCEGDLTWQDNREIVFIVRTPLPVETRWVLSQAVNGTDLQVVMGIDLAPMLGMMASFVPEKTVADMLGADLETALRGVARHTRQSLSVRAAA; this comes from the coding sequence ATGATTAAAGTAGGCCGCCGCTGCCATATAGAGGGTGTCACCCCAGAGCAAGTATTTACCACGCTGGCCAACCCCGAACTCATCAGCAAGATTTTGCCGCGCGTGCAGAAGACTGAGCTGCTTGATCGAGATGATGTCGCTCGTCATGCTCGTCTCATTACGTACATGTCGATGGGTAGTCTGTTCGGTACCATTCGCTGCGAAGGTGATCTGACGTGGCAAGACAACCGAGAGATTGTCTTTATCGTGCGCACTCCGTTGCCGGTTGAAACGCGCTGGGTGCTCAGCCAGGCGGTCAACGGCACCGACTTACAAGTGGTTATGGGCATTGACCTTGCGCCGATGCTCGGCATGATGGCATCGTTTGTGCCCGAGAAGACGGTTGCCGACATGCTGGGTGCCGATCTCGAGACTGCCCTCCGCGGTGTGGCTCGTCATACTCGGCAATCCCTGTCAGTCCGAGCCGCTGCCTAA
- a CDS encoding TIGR04282 family arsenosugar biosynthesis glycosyltransferase encodes MHQRNRSNPNSDQRAVSMLPTLVMMARRPEPGRVNTRLCPPLTATQAASLYELFLRDLVAMMRTVPNTRSLIAYAPTDAAEYFAALAPDIARRPQIGRDLGERLAAITTELLAEGTSAVVVIGSDSPSLPPTLIGQALAELERGADLVLGPADDGGYYLVGLRRIAPSLFTEVIMSTPTVLRDTLAVAERLGLGAALIEPWYDIDTIADLHRLRADPAPLPYSRPLLETLLRNLYPKHP; translated from the coding sequence ATGCACCAACGCAATCGGTCCAACCCGAACAGCGATCAACGCGCCGTGAGCATGTTACCAACCCTCGTGATGATGGCCCGGCGCCCTGAACCAGGTCGCGTCAATACACGCCTGTGTCCACCGTTGACGGCAACACAGGCTGCATCGCTGTATGAACTGTTTTTGCGCGATTTGGTGGCGATGATGCGCACTGTACCAAACACACGATCGCTGATTGCCTACGCCCCCACCGATGCCGCCGAGTACTTTGCAGCTCTTGCGCCCGACATCGCCCGTCGCCCTCAGATTGGTCGTGATCTAGGTGAGCGCCTGGCAGCAATCACCACTGAGCTGTTAGCAGAAGGTACATCGGCAGTCGTGGTCATCGGCAGCGATAGCCCCAGCCTACCACCAACCTTGATCGGGCAAGCCTTGGCCGAGCTTGAACGCGGCGCCGATCTGGTCTTGGGGCCGGCAGACGATGGTGGCTACTATCTGGTCGGCTTGCGCCGGATTGCTCCATCTCTTTTCACCGAGGTGATCATGAGCACGCCCACCGTCCTGCGCGATACCCTTGCTGTCGCCGAACGGCTGGGTTTAGGCGCAGCCCTGATCGAACCGTGGTACGACATCGATACTATCGCCGATCTCCATCGGTTGCGCGCCGATCCAGCTCCGCTGCCGTACAGCCGACCGCTGCTTGAGACGTTGTTGCGTAATCTGTACCCAAAACACCCATAA
- a CDS encoding multidrug effflux MFS transporter — MQYLIDQVMPNMSTLPSQSSPRMGEFIAMMALMTSLVAMSIDLMLPALSSIGHELGAPHANANQLVVTMVFVGLAIGQLLYGPLSDSIGRKAAIYLGFTVFIIGSVLTIIAINFPMMLAGRLLQGLGVAGPRGVSMALIRDRFSGRAMARVMSFIMVVFIIVPIIAPAVGQAILLVAAWRMLFVTLLVLGIVSLLWFGLRQPETLPAAQRTPLSPQRIGRAFREVVSHPIALGYTLMAGVISAILQSYLSSAQQIFQEQYALGTLFPLFFAGNALAIGLASFVNGRLVMRYGMRSLIGNALLVLIGLTITLAGIAVVTHGQPSLWVLMAALMPSFFCLGILFGNMNAMAMEPLGHVAGTGAAVVGSLSTFVAIPIATIIGQAYNGTITPLALGFAVLALSAFGLMRWADGRQHRVVDPESVA, encoded by the coding sequence ATGCAATATCTCATCGATCAGGTCATGCCGAATATGTCAACGTTACCATCTCAATCTAGCCCACGGATGGGTGAATTTATCGCGATGATGGCACTGATGACTTCGCTGGTGGCGATGTCGATTGATCTGATGTTACCGGCACTGAGTAGTATCGGGCACGAACTCGGCGCACCTCACGCCAATGCCAATCAGTTGGTGGTAACGATGGTGTTTGTCGGCTTAGCGATCGGCCAACTGCTCTACGGTCCGCTCTCTGACAGCATTGGCCGCAAAGCCGCCATCTATCTCGGCTTTACCGTCTTCATTATCGGCTCTGTGCTCACCATAATCGCTATCAACTTTCCGATGATGCTGGCCGGTCGCCTGTTACAAGGTCTAGGCGTGGCCGGGCCACGAGGCGTCTCGATGGCCCTGATTCGGGACCGTTTCAGCGGGCGAGCAATGGCGCGGGTGATGTCGTTCATTATGGTCGTGTTCATCATTGTACCGATCATCGCGCCGGCAGTAGGTCAGGCTATCCTGCTTGTAGCGGCTTGGCGGATGCTCTTCGTCACGCTCCTCGTGTTAGGTATTGTTTCGTTGCTCTGGTTTGGTCTGCGCCAACCGGAAACACTACCGGCAGCCCAACGGACACCGCTATCGCCGCAGCGAATTGGCCGAGCATTTCGCGAAGTGGTGAGTCACCCGATAGCGCTTGGGTATACGTTAATGGCCGGCGTGATTTCGGCGATTCTCCAAAGTTATCTAAGCTCTGCCCAGCAGATTTTCCAAGAACAGTACGCTTTAGGGACCCTCTTCCCGTTGTTTTTTGCCGGGAACGCGCTGGCCATCGGCTTAGCATCATTCGTCAACGGACGGTTAGTGATGCGTTACGGGATGCGCTCGCTCATCGGCAATGCCTTGCTCGTCCTGATCGGGCTGACGATCACGCTGGCAGGCATTGCCGTGGTGACGCATGGTCAACCCTCGCTCTGGGTATTGATGGCAGCACTGATGCCGAGTTTCTTTTGCCTTGGTATTTTGTTTGGCAATATGAATGCGATGGCGATGGAACCACTCGGTCATGTTGCCGGTACCGGCGCTGCGGTGGTCGGCTCACTCTCGACGTTTGTGGCCATTCCGATTGCCACCATCATCGGACAGGCCTATAACGGTACGATTACCCCGCTGGCATTGGGTTTTGCGGTCCTGGCGTTGAGTGCATTTGGCCTGATGCGGTGGGCTGATGGTCGGCAACATCGGGTGGTCGATCCCGAATCGGTGGCGTGA
- a CDS encoding M14 family metallopeptidase produces the protein MPTIDFTRYYRPHEVEAALQAWATEYPNLCALRSIGTSYEGRPIWLMTLTNQATGPDDEKPAFWLDANIHATEVTGCMGALHVIQTVLEQYGRDPNITALLDERALYIVPCVNPDGMEQALTSPVYVRSGTRRYPFTDDRDGLYPADVDGDGLILQMRVVDPDGGWKVSERDPRLMRPRLPDERGGTYYRVYTEGYIRNFDGYEVKIAPPTQGLDFNRNFPYIWAPEGVQRGAGPYPTSEPEIRAIVEFLTSHLNVSSAISYHTYSGAILRPYSDKPDDQMPINDLWTYKELGRRGEEITGYKHVSVYHGFRYHPRDVMRGAFDDWAYEQLGIYAFTVELWDMIGEAGIKERDFIEWFRDHPEEDDLKLLRWNDEQLDGAGFVNWRPFDHPQLGRVEIGGWIERRTFGNPPEKFLLRTLEPNTRFVLALAQTGPRLELRHVQAEPLGNELYRLQAVVVNSGYLPTYGSSKAQEVKAVQPIAVEVTLPTDGALVSGEQRTEIGQLEGRANKRALWGGSFPTDHLRRLTWTIRAPAGSSVTITARSQRAGVARATVSLGESIHQS, from the coding sequence ATGCCGACCATCGACTTTACCCGCTATTATCGTCCACACGAAGTCGAAGCTGCACTCCAAGCGTGGGCTACCGAGTACCCCAACCTCTGTGCTTTGCGTAGCATCGGCACGAGTTACGAAGGGCGTCCGATCTGGCTCATGACCCTCACCAATCAGGCAACCGGTCCTGACGACGAGAAACCGGCATTTTGGCTCGATGCCAACATTCACGCCACCGAAGTCACCGGTTGTATGGGCGCACTCCACGTGATCCAGACCGTGCTAGAGCAGTATGGGCGTGATCCCAACATTACCGCTTTACTCGACGAGCGGGCGCTTTACATCGTTCCATGTGTCAACCCTGACGGGATGGAGCAAGCGCTCACTTCACCGGTCTACGTGCGTTCGGGTACACGTCGCTACCCCTTCACCGATGATCGCGATGGACTCTACCCCGCCGATGTCGATGGCGATGGTCTCATACTGCAAATGCGGGTGGTTGATCCCGATGGTGGCTGGAAGGTGAGCGAACGTGATCCGCGCTTGATGCGTCCGCGATTACCCGATGAGCGCGGCGGCACCTACTATCGAGTGTATACCGAGGGCTACATCCGCAACTTCGACGGCTACGAGGTCAAGATTGCCCCACCCACTCAAGGACTAGATTTCAATCGCAACTTTCCCTACATTTGGGCCCCTGAGGGTGTCCAGCGCGGCGCCGGGCCATATCCGACATCTGAACCGGAGATTCGCGCGATTGTGGAGTTCCTCACATCTCACCTTAATGTGAGCAGTGCCATCTCGTACCACACGTATTCGGGTGCGATCTTGCGCCCGTATTCCGATAAACCTGACGATCAGATGCCGATCAACGATCTGTGGACGTACAAAGAGCTGGGCCGGCGCGGCGAGGAGATCACCGGCTACAAGCATGTCTCGGTCTATCATGGCTTTCGGTATCACCCACGCGACGTGATGCGGGGTGCGTTCGACGACTGGGCTTACGAGCAACTCGGCATCTACGCTTTTACCGTTGAGCTGTGGGATATGATCGGCGAAGCCGGTATCAAAGAACGCGATTTTATCGAGTGGTTCCGCGATCATCCCGAAGAAGACGATCTAAAGCTGCTGCGTTGGAACGACGAACAACTCGACGGCGCAGGATTCGTCAATTGGCGCCCCTTTGATCATCCGCAACTCGGCCGGGTTGAGATTGGTGGCTGGATTGAACGACGCACGTTCGGGAACCCACCGGAGAAATTCTTACTGCGTACCCTTGAACCGAACACCCGTTTCGTACTGGCCCTTGCCCAAACGGGGCCACGACTTGAGCTGCGGCATGTGCAGGCCGAACCGCTTGGTAACGAACTCTACCGACTGCAAGCGGTGGTGGTTAATAGCGGCTACTTGCCAACCTACGGTAGCAGCAAGGCACAAGAGGTAAAAGCAGTACAACCGATTGCCGTCGAGGTAACCCTGCCGACGGACGGTGCGCTGGTGAGTGGTGAACAGCGGACAGAGATCGGTCAACTGGAGGGGCGGGCAAACAAACGGGCATTGTGGGGTGGTAGTTTTCCCACCGACCACCTGCGCCGTCTGACATGGACAATCCGGGCCCCGGCGGGAAGTAGTGTTACCATTACGGCTCGCTCACAACGCGCCGGTGTAGCCCGTGCAACTGTGTCGTTGGGCGAAAGCATTCATCAATCGTAA
- a CDS encoding VanW family protein, whose product MPDHRYYPEYGPIYRRRAAKGGFTPHEDSPATETRRPRPRRPLRRRSRGWMWLALALFVLIIGPVGAIYAVDLIYPNTILPGISLNGEPIGGRNRTEVIIALRQRYRAFEQQPVTLTFRDYAWQPSLTELGVTFDLERVVNSAFALGRSGDLFTRIGDLWMLWQKGIDLPLRMSVDLSQTQRYLLGIAPQIEQLPANAVLSLADARVIGQPSQPGTQLLIDATANDVLLAIQQLRPQTVAVRTRQLAPQIDDTDLVIAQQIAVNLLRSPLELVVEDQTIVWSPERIAELLQVTPVDGQLTVQVNQDRLNRAVEGLAQSIDTGTAEPRLRFSDGRVRIVAEGQPGRRLRQADAATAIADLLMQPSPITRTLVLPIDRIEPRITAATLDSLGIAELVAEGRSSFAGSAPYRITNIRAGAARMNGVLIAPGEEFSFNRQLGEVNAENGFVEGYAIIGNRTQLEWGGGVCQVSTTVFRAAFWAGLPITERHAHSFYISWYDRFGLGPNGDGQGLDAAIFTGVQDLKFVNDTGYWLLMQTSIDEQAQVLVVQLYGTRPKREVRIEGPIISNEVRAPSEPVYVDDPSLPRGTIRQTDVARNGRDISIYRIITDANGQEQRELFFTRFRPWPNIFVRGTG is encoded by the coding sequence ATGCCTGATCATCGCTACTATCCAGAATATGGGCCGATTTATCGCCGTCGCGCGGCAAAGGGTGGGTTCACCCCTCATGAGGACTCACCCGCTACCGAGACGCGCCGACCACGTCCGCGCCGTCCATTGCGTCGCCGGTCTCGCGGCTGGATGTGGCTGGCACTCGCGCTATTCGTCCTGATCATCGGGCCGGTTGGTGCGATCTATGCCGTTGACCTTATCTACCCCAATACCATTTTGCCCGGTATCTCACTCAACGGCGAACCAATCGGCGGACGTAATCGCACCGAGGTCATCATTGCGTTGCGTCAGCGGTATCGTGCATTTGAACAGCAGCCGGTAACACTCACTTTCCGTGATTACGCCTGGCAGCCCTCATTGACCGAATTGGGGGTAACATTTGACCTGGAACGGGTAGTCAACAGTGCATTTGCGCTTGGTCGCAGTGGCGATCTCTTCACCCGCATCGGTGATCTGTGGATGCTGTGGCAAAAAGGAATTGACCTCCCACTGCGCATGTCGGTTGATCTTAGCCAAACTCAGCGTTACTTACTGGGGATAGCACCGCAGATTGAACAGTTGCCCGCCAATGCCGTCCTCAGTCTGGCCGATGCCCGTGTTATCGGTCAACCGAGTCAACCCGGAACGCAACTGCTGATCGATGCAACGGCTAACGATGTACTGCTTGCCATTCAGCAGCTCCGCCCACAGACGGTGGCGGTGCGAACCCGTCAGCTCGCACCCCAGATCGATGATACCGATCTGGTGATCGCTCAACAGATCGCCGTCAACTTGCTGCGTAGCCCGTTGGAATTGGTGGTCGAAGATCAGACCATCGTCTGGTCTCCTGAACGAATTGCCGAGTTGTTGCAGGTGACGCCGGTTGACGGTCAATTGACGGTACAAGTCAATCAAGACCGGCTCAACCGCGCAGTCGAAGGCTTAGCCCAGAGTATCGATACCGGTACTGCCGAACCACGTCTCCGCTTCAGTGATGGCCGAGTACGGATCGTAGCCGAGGGTCAGCCGGGCCGGCGCTTACGGCAGGCCGATGCCGCCACTGCAATTGCCGATCTGCTGATGCAACCCTCACCGATCACTCGGACCCTCGTGTTGCCGATAGACCGTATCGAACCACGGATTACGGCTGCCACACTCGATAGCCTCGGCATTGCCGAATTGGTTGCCGAAGGGCGCAGTAGTTTCGCCGGCTCCGCACCATACCGCATTACTAACATTCGGGCCGGCGCTGCCCGTATGAACGGTGTCCTGATCGCGCCCGGCGAAGAGTTTTCGTTTAACCGTCAGCTTGGTGAGGTCAATGCCGAAAATGGCTTTGTCGAGGGTTATGCCATTATCGGCAACCGTACCCAACTCGAATGGGGCGGCGGTGTCTGTCAGGTTAGCACCACTGTCTTCCGGGCCGCATTCTGGGCCGGCCTGCCGATCACCGAACGCCACGCGCACTCGTTCTATATCAGTTGGTATGACCGGTTTGGGCTTGGCCCCAATGGCGACGGGCAAGGCTTGGATGCTGCTATTTTTACCGGTGTCCAAGACCTGAAATTCGTCAACGACACAGGGTATTGGCTGTTGATGCAGACCAGTATTGATGAGCAAGCGCAGGTATTGGTGGTACAACTCTACGGTACCCGACCCAAACGCGAGGTACGGATCGAGGGGCCGATCATCAGTAACGAAGTACGTGCTCCGAGCGAGCCGGTCTATGTCGATGATCCCTCGTTGCCACGCGGTACCATCCGGCAAACCGATGTCGCACGCAACGGACGCGACATCTCGATTTACCGTATTATCACCGACGCCAACGGCCAAGAGCAACGGGAACTCTTTTTTACCCGCTTCCGACCATGGCCAAACATCTTTGTACGGGGCACCGGGTGA